GCCGCCGAGCGCGAGCTCACCGCGGACGTCGACGCCTGGGCCCACGCCCTCGCCGCCCGTATCGTCGGCGAGCCGGTCGGCGCCGACCGCTCCTGAACCCACGCTTTCCACGAAGGGGCCGTTCCCCGGGCAGCAGTAAGCCCGAGGGACGGCCCCTTCGCCATGAGCGCGGCCTGGGCATCTACTGGACGTGTACCGGATGTGTGAGGAGAGCAAGCGCATGAGCCGCCCGCAGGAGGAGTCCACCGCCCCCGTGCCGCCGCCCGTCGGCGGGGTCCTGTGGAGCGTCGCCGGCGACGTCCGGGGGCTCCTGATGCTGCCCGCCGCCCTCGCGATGCAGGTGGCCCACCCCGCGATCGGCGCCGGCGTCGACGAGCACTCCGTCTTCCGTACCGACCCCTGGGGCCGAGGCGAGCGCTCCCTGCGCTCGGTCCAGCTCTGGGTGTACGGAGGCGAGCAGGCCGCCGAGGAGGGCCGCCGGCTCCGGCGACTGCACCGCGACATCCAGGGCACCGACGCCCACGGCCGCAGGTATCACGCCCTCACCCCCGCCTACTACGCATGGGTCCACGCGACCGGCTTCCCCGTCTACCGGTACGGTCTCCGCCTCCTCGCCCGCCCCCTCACCGAGGCCCAGGAACGGCAGCTGTACGCCGAGTGGCTCCGGGTCGGCCACGTCCTCGGCATCCACGACCGGGACATGCCGCAGACGGTCGAGGCGTTCTGGCCGTACTACCGGAAGGTCCTCGCCGAGGAGCTGGAGGCCACCGTCGTCGTCCGGGAGCTGCTCGACCCCGACCTGCCGGTACCGGCCCCGGACCGGGGCCCACTGCCGCTCCGGCTCGCCCTCCGCCTCCTCTGGCCGGCCCTCCGCCGCCCCTTCCTGCGGCTGCGGGCCTTCCTCACCGTGGGTCTCATGCCGCCGGACGCCCGCGAGGCCATCGGCCTGGAGTGGACGGACGCGCAGGAGCGCGCGCTGCGCCGCTTCGCCCGGGTCGTCCGGGCCGTGGTCCCGGTCCTGCCCGAGAGGCTGCGCTACCTTCCCCTGGCCCGGAAGGCGCGCGGGGCCGCCCGCCGCGCGAAGCGCTGACGGACGGCCCCGCTCACCCGACCGTCAGTGGTCGTGGACCGTGTTCGTCACCGCGATCTTCTTCCACGACTTCGGCTGCACGGGACGGGGAGCCGCCGACCGCGCCGCCGAACCGGTCACCGGAGCCGCCGCGGAGGCGGACAGGCCGGCAGCGGCCGCCGTCGGCGCGGCCGGCTTCGACGGCTGGAACAGCCAGGTGTCGAAGAGCTCGGCCAGCGGCTTGCCGGAGACCCGCTCCGCGTACCGCACGAAGTCGCCGACCCGCGCGTTGCCGTAGGCGAACTCCTGCGGCCAGCCCTTCAGGACCGCGAAGAAGTCCTCGTCGCCGATCTCGTTCCGCAGCGCCTGGAGCGCCAGCGCGCCCCGGTCGTAGACGGCGACGTGGAACTGGTTCTCCGCGCCCGGGTCACCCGGCTTGACCGTCCAGAACGGGTCCTCGGCCGTCCGGGTGGCGTACACGTAGTCGGCCAGCTCCTGCGCCGTACCCTCGCCCTCCTTCTCCGACCAGAGCCACTGGCCGTAGCGGGCGAAGCCTTCGTTGATCCAGATGTCCTTCCAATCGCGGACCGAGACGCTGTCCCCGTACCACTGGTGCGCCAGCTCATGGACGACGACCGAGACGTTCGCGCCGTTGGCGAACTGCCGCGGGCTGTAGAACGGGCGGGTCTGCGTCTCCAGGGCGAAACCGCTCGTCACGTTCGGCACGTACCCGCCGAGGGCGTTGAAGGGGTACGGGCCGAAGAGCGACTCCAGCCACTCCGCGACCTCGGTCGTACGCTCGATCGAGGCGCGTGCCGCGCCCGCGTTCTCGCCGAGGTCCTTGCTGTACGCGTTGAG
Above is a genomic segment from Streptomyces sp. NBC_00094 containing:
- a CDS encoding M1 family metallopeptidase produces the protein MHRRIIVPSALAASLLLAIPASAADFTPGAPGIGDSYYPASGNGGYDVSHYDLRLKYQPATDLLEGTATILATTKQNLSRFNLDLGLKVSEVRVNGRLATFTTSGDHELEVTPAAPLEKNKTISVVVRYAGKPSEFKVDGWSAWARTPDGGVAAQEPDSAAWWFPSNDHPLDKATFDVSVSVPDGTQAISNGVLQAQSSRLGWTRFSWRSNKPQATYLATLAVGKFDITTDRTANGLPVLNAYSKDLGENAGAARASIERTTEVAEWLESLFGPYPFNALGGYVPNVTSGFALETQTRPFYSPRQFANGANVSVVVHELAHQWYGDSVSVRDWKDIWINEGFARYGQWLWSEKEGEGTAQELADYVYATRTAEDPFWTVKPGDPGAENQFHVAVYDRGALALQALRNEIGDEDFFAVLKGWPQEFAYGNARVGDFVRYAERVSGKPLAELFDTWLFQPSKPAAPTAAAAGLSASAAAPVTGSAARSAAPRPVQPKSWKKIAVTNTVHDH
- a CDS encoding oxygenase MpaB family protein produces the protein MSRPQEESTAPVPPPVGGVLWSVAGDVRGLLMLPAALAMQVAHPAIGAGVDEHSVFRTDPWGRGERSLRSVQLWVYGGEQAAEEGRRLRRLHRDIQGTDAHGRRYHALTPAYYAWVHATGFPVYRYGLRLLARPLTEAQERQLYAEWLRVGHVLGIHDRDMPQTVEAFWPYYRKVLAEELEATVVVRELLDPDLPVPAPDRGPLPLRLALRLLWPALRRPFLRLRAFLTVGLMPPDAREAIGLEWTDAQERALRRFARVVRAVVPVLPERLRYLPLARKARGAARRAKR